One genomic region from Streptomyces sp. NBC_00582 encodes:
- a CDS encoding tetratricopeptide repeat protein — MARTQRSMQELIARRRRQGFVGRGAERAAFRENLELPPDDERHRFLFHVHGNAGVGKTFLVRELEQLARERGAPTAYLDEGVGSVPEAMAELAEQFARQGHRFKELERLLAAHRERRHEAAAVVEAGTEPGGPSAASMAAARATLVGLGLVPGVGAFAGALDPVQLAQGADRLRAGLGSRLRNQEDLQLLLAPERVLTPVLLRELAEVAAEAPWVVLVLDTYERTGPVLDGWLHEMMTTDRYGASLPENTVVVTAGQLPLAPARWGGFADFVAQVPLGPFTETEARGLLAGKGVVAEPVVEEVLRLTGGLPLLVSTLAGQRPADPDDIGDPSATAVERFLKWEQDPLRRAAALTCALPRRLDAEVFRSAADCPQEGADALFGWLRGLPFVDDRGAQVRYHDLVREPMLRLQRRRSPRSWTERHDRLAEAFRHRREEAAADLATDEEWEHEPWRELRLEETYHRLCARPRAALPEALRDAVAACRESAVIGRRWARMMEEAGGSADAPAVAAWGRDLGEALADDTAGVTAAVRLLLDRPGLDDRGRATAYALYGRELRADHRNEAALAAYDRALALDPTLVRAHYGRAVTLQMTQDFTEALAAVDRADRLAPDTYWIVAERAETHRLAGRFEEAVADFDRALALAPDYDVALAGRAVCRHALGRYDEALADFDRAIRLDEDYLWARVRRARLRRLREEWDEAFADLDRAVDLAPDAAWVASERGDTYRLAGRHEEAVTELTRALALEPDYVSALASRGAALLELGRAEEALADLDRAVELYPDYIWALVRRAQARRRLDDPDGMFEDLRRVETLDGEDGWAAAELGEAYRLADRPEEAVTALRRAVEQDPEYDYAWASLGAAYHALKDHAQALRCLDRALELDPDYRWALARRARVGMATGRLEQALADVERCAALAQEADWARRSAVELLMHQERWEEAAARLSGPDGAALPDEEADLLRAELHWRTGEWAAAREAAERVRATDPLNGVYLLALMDGRTRGVRAAEPLWREFARLVPQDGRLTAGELGRARCIAACALSDWPEADRRLAEALAVDQDWDDLAGLAQALTDLLDSPGADTTRLTPRLARVGEARDAVRSRHTDVSPPPA, encoded by the coding sequence ATGGCGCGGACCCAGCGGTCGATGCAGGAGCTGATCGCGCGGCGCAGACGGCAGGGCTTCGTCGGCCGGGGCGCCGAGCGCGCCGCCTTCCGGGAGAACCTGGAGCTGCCGCCGGACGACGAACGGCACCGCTTCCTGTTCCATGTGCACGGCAACGCCGGCGTCGGAAAGACCTTCCTGGTCCGCGAGTTGGAGCAGCTCGCGAGGGAGCGGGGCGCGCCGACCGCGTATCTCGACGAGGGGGTCGGCAGCGTCCCCGAGGCGATGGCCGAGCTGGCGGAGCAGTTCGCCCGGCAGGGCCACCGGTTCAAGGAGCTGGAGCGGCTGCTGGCCGCCCACCGGGAGCGGCGGCACGAGGCGGCGGCGGTCGTGGAGGCGGGGACCGAGCCGGGCGGGCCGTCCGCCGCGAGCATGGCGGCGGCCCGCGCGACCCTGGTGGGGCTCGGCCTGGTGCCGGGCGTCGGCGCCTTCGCCGGGGCCCTCGACCCGGTCCAGCTCGCCCAGGGCGCCGACCGGCTGCGGGCCGGGCTCGGCTCCCGCCTCCGCAACCAGGAGGACCTTCAGCTCCTCCTCGCACCCGAACGGGTCCTCACCCCCGTGCTGTTGCGGGAACTGGCCGAGGTCGCGGCCGAGGCCCCCTGGGTCGTTCTGGTCCTCGACACCTACGAGCGGACCGGGCCGGTCCTCGACGGCTGGCTGCACGAGATGATGACCACCGACCGCTACGGCGCCTCCCTGCCCGAGAACACGGTCGTGGTCACGGCCGGACAGCTCCCCCTCGCCCCGGCGCGCTGGGGCGGCTTCGCGGACTTCGTCGCCCAGGTCCCGCTCGGGCCGTTCACCGAGACCGAGGCGCGCGGACTGCTCGCCGGCAAGGGGGTGGTGGCGGAACCCGTCGTCGAGGAGGTGCTGCGGCTCACCGGCGGGCTGCCCCTGCTGGTGTCGACCCTGGCCGGACAGCGGCCCGCCGACCCCGACGACATCGGGGACCCCAGCGCCACCGCCGTGGAGCGGTTCCTGAAGTGGGAGCAGGACCCGTTGCGCCGGGCGGCCGCCCTGACCTGCGCGCTTCCACGGCGACTGGACGCGGAGGTGTTCCGTTCGGCCGCCGACTGCCCGCAGGAGGGCGCCGACGCGCTGTTCGGCTGGCTGCGAGGCCTGCCCTTCGTGGACGACCGGGGCGCCCAGGTGCGCTATCACGACCTGGTGCGGGAGCCGATGCTACGGCTCCAGCGGCGCCGCTCCCCGCGGAGCTGGACCGAGCGGCACGACCGCCTGGCGGAGGCGTTCCGGCACCGACGCGAGGAGGCGGCCGCCGACCTCGCCACCGACGAGGAGTGGGAGCACGAACCGTGGCGTGAACTGCGGCTGGAGGAGACGTACCACCGGCTGTGCGCCCGCCCGCGTGCCGCGCTCCCCGAAGCCCTGCGCGACGCCGTGGCGGCCTGCCGGGAGAGCGCCGTGATCGGCCGCCGCTGGGCCCGCATGATGGAGGAGGCGGGCGGCTCCGCGGACGCGCCCGCCGTGGCGGCCTGGGGCCGGGACCTGGGCGAGGCGCTCGCGGACGACACGGCCGGGGTGACGGCGGCGGTACGGCTGCTGCTGGACCGGCCGGGCCTCGACGACCGCGGGCGGGCGACGGCGTACGCGCTGTACGGCCGGGAGCTGCGCGCCGACCACCGGAACGAGGCCGCCCTGGCCGCCTACGACCGGGCGCTCGCACTCGATCCGACCCTGGTCAGGGCCCACTACGGCCGGGCGGTCACCCTCCAGATGACGCAGGACTTCACCGAAGCCCTCGCGGCCGTCGACCGGGCGGACCGGCTGGCCCCCGACACCTACTGGATCGTCGCCGAGCGCGCCGAGACCCACCGGCTGGCGGGCCGTTTCGAGGAAGCGGTCGCCGACTTCGACCGGGCCCTCGCCCTCGCCCCGGACTACGACGTCGCCCTGGCCGGCCGGGCGGTGTGCCGGCACGCCCTGGGCCGGTACGACGAGGCCCTCGCGGACTTCGACCGGGCGATCCGCCTCGACGAGGACTACCTGTGGGCGCGGGTGCGCAGGGCGCGGCTACGGCGCTTGCGGGAGGAGTGGGACGAGGCGTTCGCCGACCTGGACCGGGCGGTGGACCTGGCGCCCGACGCCGCCTGGGTGGCCTCCGAGCGCGGCGACACCTACCGGCTGGCGGGCCGTCACGAGGAGGCGGTCACCGAACTCACCCGCGCCCTCGCCCTCGAACCCGACTACGTGTCCGCGCTCGCGAGCCGGGGCGCGGCCCTCCTCGAACTGGGCCGCGCCGAGGAGGCCCTGGCCGATCTGGACCGGGCCGTCGAGCTGTACCCCGACTACATCTGGGCGCTGGTGCGCCGGGCGCAGGCGCGGCGGCGGCTGGACGACCCGGACGGCATGTTCGAGGACCTCCGACGGGTGGAGACACTGGACGGCGAGGACGGCTGGGCGGCCGCCGAACTGGGCGAGGCGTACCGGCTGGCGGACCGGCCCGAGGAGGCGGTGACCGCCCTGCGGCGCGCCGTGGAGCAGGACCCGGAGTACGACTACGCGTGGGCCTCGTTGGGGGCGGCGTACCACGCCCTGAAGGACCATGCGCAGGCCCTGCGCTGTCTGGACCGGGCCCTGGAGCTCGACCCCGACTACCGCTGGGCGCTCGCCCGCCGGGCGCGGGTGGGGATGGCCACCGGGCGTCTGGAGCAGGCGCTGGCCGACGTGGAGCGCTGTGCCGCCCTCGCCCAGGAGGCGGACTGGGCCCGCCGCAGCGCCGTGGAACTGCTGATGCACCAGGAGCGGTGGGAGGAGGCGGCCGCCCGGCTGTCCGGCCCGGACGGGGCCGCGCTGCCGGACGAGGAGGCGGACCTGCTCCGCGCCGAGCTGCACTGGCGGACCGGGGAGTGGGCGGCGGCCCGCGAGGCCGCCGAGCGGGTCCGCGCGACGGACCCGCTCAACGGCGTCTACCTGCTGGCGCTGATGGACGGCCGCACCCGGGGGGTGCGGGCGGCCGAACCCCTCTGGCGGGAGTTCGCACGACTGGTCCCGCAGGACGGCAGACTGACGGCCGGGGAACTCGGTCGGGCACGGTGCATCGCCGCCTGCGCCCTCTCCGACTGGCCCGAGGCCGACCGCCGGCTCGCCGAGGCGCTGGCCGTCGACCAGGACTGGGACGACCTGGCCGGCCTCGCCCAGGCCCTCACCGACCTCCTCGACAGTCCGGGCGCCGACACCACCCGCCTGACCCCCCGACTGGCCCGGGTCGGTGAGGCCCGGGACGCCGTACGGTCCCGTCACACGGACGTGTCGCCGCCACCCGCCTGA